One Lepus europaeus isolate LE1 chromosome 7, mLepTim1.pri, whole genome shotgun sequence DNA segment encodes these proteins:
- the LOC133764358 gene encoding small ribosomal subunit protein eS10-like — protein MLMPKENRIAIYELLFKEGVMVAKKDVYMPKHPELVDKNVPNLQVMKAMQSLKSRGYVKEQFPWRHFYWYLTNEGIQCLRDYLHLSPEILPAILCCSQPETSKPRPKGLEGEQPARLTRGEADIDIYRGSAVHPGVYKKAEAGAGSATEFQLRGGFGGGRGQPPQ, from the coding sequence ATGTTGATGCCCAAGGAGAATCGCATTGCCATTTACGAACTCCTCTTCAAGGAGGGGGTGATGGTAGCCAAAAAGGACGTGTACATGCCGAAGCACCCAGAGCTGGTGGACAAGAACGTGCCCAACCTCCAAGTCATGAAGGCCATGCAGTCGCTCAAGTCTCGAGGCTATGTGAAGGAGCAGTTCCCGTGGAGACACTTTTACTGGTACCTCACCAACGAGGGCATCCAGTGTCTCCGGGACTACCTCCACTTGTCCCCCGAGATCCTGCCTGCCATCCTGTGCTGCAGCCAACCGGAGACCAGCAAGCCTAGGCCCAAGGGTCTGGAGGGGGAGCAGCCTGCAAGACTCACAAGAGGGGAAGCCGACATAGACATTTACAGAGGAAGCGCTGTGCACCCTGGTGTCTACAAGAAAgccgaggctggggctgggtcagcaaCTGAATTCCAGCTTAGAGGCGGATTTGGTGGTGGACGTGGTCAGCCACCCCAGTAA